In Xylanibacter ruminicola 23, a single genomic region encodes these proteins:
- a CDS encoding nucleoside phosphorylase produces MKKNFPESELIINADGSCFHLHLKPEQLADKVVLVGDPARVDTVAAHFDSKECEVSSREFHTITGMYKGKRITVQSHGIGCDNIDIVANELDTLANIDYNTREEKAEHRTLTMVRIGTCGGLQPNTPTGCFVASVKSIGFDGLLNYYADRNKVCDLKLEEAFKQHMNWNPIKGAPYVSVADAELIDRIAKDDMVRGYTISCGGFYGPQGRVLRANIEDPKQNEKIESFEYDGLKICNFEMESSALAGMASLLGHRAMTCCMVIANRYAQKMNTEYKNSIDTLIEKVLDRI; encoded by the coding sequence ATGAAGAAGAATTTTCCAGAATCAGAACTGATTATCAATGCCGATGGTTCATGTTTCCATCTGCATCTGAAGCCAGAACAGCTGGCCGACAAGGTGGTGCTGGTAGGCGATCCAGCCCGAGTAGACACCGTTGCAGCTCACTTCGACTCAAAGGAGTGCGAGGTTAGCAGTCGCGAGTTCCACACCATCACAGGTATGTATAAAGGCAAACGCATCACTGTACAGAGTCACGGTATCGGTTGCGACAATATTGATATCGTAGCCAACGAGCTCGACACGCTCGCCAACATCGATTATAACACCCGCGAGGAGAAAGCCGAGCATCGCACCCTCACCATGGTACGTATCGGTACCTGTGGCGGTTTGCAGCCCAACACCCCTACCGGATGTTTCGTAGCCAGCGTAAAGAGCATTGGTTTTGATGGTTTGCTGAACTACTATGCCGACCGTAATAAGGTGTGCGACCTGAAGCTTGAAGAGGCTTTTAAGCAGCACATGAACTGGAACCCCATCAAGGGCGCTCCTTACGTATCGGTAGCCGATGCTGAGCTTATCGACCGCATTGCAAAGGACGATATGGTTCGTGGTTATACTATCTCGTGTGGTGGATTCTACGGTCCTCAGGGTCGTGTGCTGCGTGCTAACATCGAGGATCCCAAGCAGAACGAGAAGATTGAGAGCTTTGAGTATGATGGCTTGAAGATCTGCAACTTCGAGATGGAGTCATCAGCCCTCGCCGGTATGGCATCGCTGCTGGGTCATCGTGCTATGACCTGCTGCATGGTTATCGCCAACCGCTACGCCCAGAAGATGAACACCGAGTACAAGAACAGCATCGATACCCTTATCGAAAAAGTTCTCGACCGCATCTAA